AACCAACCAAGGCCACGCAGAGTGCCGTCCAGGTGCGGGTCCGGTTCATGGGTTCGCCAAACAACCGGCCTTCAAAAGCTGATGAAATCCATCGCCGGTGGCGGACCAAATGATACCCGATAAGCAAAACCAGAAGAACCCCGAGCCGTTCATGCAGTTCATGCCAGGCATGACGGTCGATCCCCCAAAAAACCCGATTCATCGGGCCCTTCAACTCATCAAAAACAAATAGACCTGTCCAGGCCAGCATTACCACGCAAAGGAACGCGAGCCCATTTGCAATAAAATCCAAGCTCGTCATATTGATCAGGGATCGTTTTGGTTGTGGGTCCAAACTGTCACTCATGGCATTGTCCTCCATCTGCTTTTGGGACATTGACCGCAGGTTTTTAATGATTATAGGGAATCGAGGGGGACTACGTCCTACAGTTGTTGCATGTTATGGGCCGGGAACTTTACACAGAACTCGGTGCAGCCGGGTTGACTCTGAACCGTGATCAAACCGGAGTGTTTCTTTATAATCTCATACACTAAACTGAGTCCGAGACCTGTTCCCTGCCCCACCGGTTTTGTGGTAAAGAAGGGATCGTATATTTGGGGAAGCACATCGGCGGGAATTCCACTCCCCTGATCGGCCACTTTCAGGCAGACCCACGATTGGGGACTATCCGACAGAAAATACGTCGACACGGTAACCGCCCCGCCATCGGGCATCGCATCCAAAGAATTCTTGGCCAGGTTGATGACAATCTGTTGGACCTGTGTTTTGTTACCCAAGATGTGTGGTAACGAAGCGGCAAAATCTTTTTTTACTTCACATCGTATAATCCGCGCATGGGCCTGAACGAGCGACAAGGCTCCCTCGACGGTTTGATTGAGATCCAAGGCCTCCAGTTCCGATCGGGAGGCGCGCGAAAAGGTCAAGAGATCTTGTACCAGATTTTTACAACGAATGGCTTCCCGTTCAATGGAATGCACCGGTGGACTGATTGGATCATCCGTTTTGATACGACCGCTGATCCCCTGAGCAAATCCCAATATAATGCCTAATGGATTATTGATTTCATGAGCCACGCCAGCGGCCAAGGTTCCTACGGCAGACATCTTTTCCGATTGCCGCACCACCTCCTGGAGATGCGTTTTTTCAGTAATATCGCGCTGAACCGCCACATAATTGATAACGTGTCCGGTTTTATCTAAAATTGGGCTAATGGTCTCCTCCATCTCCATAATCTTTCCGTTTTTGCACTTATTTTGAATCACGCCCTCCCAAACATTTCCTTTTGAGAGCCGTCCCCACATCAACTGATAAAACGCTGCATTCTGGTGGCCACTGTGAAGAAGACGGGGATTCTTTCCCATAACCTCCGTACGGGCGTATCCGGTTAACCGTTCAAAGCTTGAATTGACATACACGATGGTCCCATCTGCATTCGTAATAATAATGGATTCAAGCGATTGCTCCATGGCGGTCATCAAGAGAGAGCGCTCGTGCTCGGCTTGACGTCGTTCGCTAATATCCATAAATGTGGCAATCGCCCCAGTAATACGATCCCCCTCGAAGATGGGGTAAGACCAGTATTCAACAGAAAACGAGGTCCCGTCGAATCGCCAGAAGACCTCATCGTCAGCATGGGTCCCCTTCCCAATTTGAAAAGCTTTATACATTCGGCATTGGTCTGCGGCTAACGATGTTCCATCGGCGTGGCTATGGTGAATAAGGGGATGCACGTTCTTCCCCAACAGCGCACCGGGATCGGAGTACCCCAGCATCCTTAAAGCGGCCGGATTAATAAACGTGCATTTCCCGTCAAGATCCGATACATAGATCCCCTCTGTGAGAGAATCCAGAAGAAGTCGCAACTTTTGCTCGCTTTGCTGAAGCGCTTTTTGAGCCGTTTTTATTTCCGACACATCAAGGAAAGTCCCAATGACTCCGGCAACATGGCCTGCTTCGTCATTATAAGTCGCTTTATAAAATTGCACCTGATGCAGGCTCCCGTCATGAAACAAAACCTCCCCCTCGTAGCTTTGAAGACCGGGATTCTGAAGCAACGCCAAATCCGCCTGATGGAATTTTTCCGCCAAAGGGGAGAGGTTCACCTCATGAACCGTTTTCCCAACAATGCTTTGTTGAGAATAACCAATGTAGCTTTCGAAAGCTTTATTGCATCCCAGATAACGCCCCTGCGTGTCTTTATAAAAAATGGGGTTGGGCATCGAATCCAGGAGGACACGAAGGAACGCTGTTCGCTCCTGAACACGATGTTCCAGCCCTTCATTCACTTTTTGCAGAGTCTCTTCGATTCGTTTGCGATCCGTGATGTCACGGACCGACTCAATGGAACCAATGATGTGACCGGCTGAGTCATACAGAGGAGCGGCCGT
This genomic stretch from Elusimicrobiota bacterium harbors:
- a CDS encoding DUF4405 domain-containing protein; translation: MSDSLDPQPKRSLINMTSLDFIANGLAFLCVVMLAWTGLFVFDELKGPMNRVFWGIDRHAWHELHERLGVLLVLLIGYHLVRHRRWISSAFEGRLFGEPMNRTRTWTALCVALVGFVLFVASSLF